In a single window of the Pseudohongiella acticola genome:
- a CDS encoding FG-GAP repeat domain-containing protein, protein MKPAKAVTPFRHTVLWSMLFAAPLSMLADAQTSQRSTYSAGETVFSHFIMNTEMTDDRLVYFEDVNGDGFTDIVVTGYTPVSRPAQGEQPGQILLNNGDNTFRAATGDKPQTEWAREVLVADFNNDTIPDIFIADHGWDAAPFPGFRNQLMLGTGQGFINATDRLPNLSDFSHNAAVGDINGDGFIDILVTNSPQGDAAKSPYFLINKGSAQFELDRSHLPANITRGDNSEFAWAVELADLDGDGHTDMIFGRKQGVNTLPTRIYWNPGNGNFTNAAVTNLPEMQRFVSGDQYEIIEIKAYDVNGNGRRDLIMSAYNASFRGTAMQLLSNNGNRQFSDSTDVCLSGVDQDPDNARNTPYFLRQADINFDGVPDMLAMSNNDTSAQTTMFFERGNTRLRAISRESLGVNAETAQRLQYAQAIVGNGVFGYAEVFTLLDNGQRKLGLNYVPVTSSSVPPVASRFDVCSNLMTSAVDAADFGRIQLSFRLLSMEPSVRIQVLPESIKDLTSLPGAHASFDPVSGLLRVPELVLDDAVAYRGMVFQLIDGDQLIFELVATD, encoded by the coding sequence ATGAAACCTGCCAAAGCTGTCACGCCGTTTCGACACACAGTGCTGTGGTCCATGCTGTTTGCCGCGCCACTGAGTATGCTGGCTGATGCCCAGACATCCCAGCGCTCAACCTACAGCGCGGGCGAAACAGTATTCAGTCATTTTATTATGAACACGGAAATGACCGATGACCGCTTAGTCTACTTTGAGGATGTAAACGGTGACGGGTTTACCGACATTGTGGTGACCGGGTACACGCCCGTCAGTCGGCCGGCACAAGGTGAACAACCGGGCCAGATTCTGCTGAACAATGGCGATAACACCTTCCGCGCCGCGACCGGTGACAAACCACAAACGGAATGGGCGCGGGAGGTACTGGTCGCAGATTTCAACAACGACACCATTCCAGATATCTTTATTGCTGACCATGGCTGGGATGCAGCGCCCTTTCCCGGCTTTCGCAACCAGTTAATGCTGGGTACTGGCCAGGGTTTTATCAATGCCACCGACCGACTGCCGAATTTATCCGACTTTTCTCACAACGCCGCCGTCGGTGACATCAACGGCGATGGTTTTATCGATATTCTGGTGACCAATTCACCTCAAGGCGACGCAGCGAAAAGCCCCTACTTCCTGATCAACAAAGGCAGTGCGCAATTTGAGCTGGATCGCTCGCACCTGCCGGCCAACATTACCCGGGGCGACAACAGCGAATTTGCCTGGGCAGTGGAACTGGCCGATCTGGATGGCGATGGCCATACTGACATGATCTTTGGCCGCAAGCAGGGCGTTAACACCCTCCCCACGCGCATTTACTGGAACCCGGGTAACGGCAATTTTACCAACGCCGCGGTCACCAACTTGCCGGAAATGCAGCGGTTTGTCAGCGGCGACCAATACGAAATCATTGAGATCAAAGCCTATGATGTCAATGGCAATGGCCGGCGCGACCTGATCATGAGTGCCTACAACGCCAGCTTTCGCGGCACCGCCATGCAATTGCTGAGCAACAATGGCAACCGGCAATTTTCCGACAGCACTGACGTCTGTTTGTCGGGCGTGGATCAGGATCCGGACAATGCGCGCAATACACCGTATTTTCTGCGCCAGGCTGATATCAATTTTGACGGTGTGCCGGATATGCTGGCGATGAGCAACAATGACACCTCAGCGCAGACCACCATGTTTTTTGAGCGCGGCAACACACGTCTGCGCGCGATATCGCGTGAGAGCCTGGGCGTTAATGCGGAAACCGCACAAAGACTGCAATACGCCCAGGCCATTGTCGGCAATGGTGTATTTGGTTACGCCGAGGTGTTTACGCTGCTGGACAATGGCCAGCGCAAACTGGGACTGAATTACGTACCGGTCACGTCGTCAAGCGTCCCACCCGTCGCCAGCCGGTTTGATGTGTGCAGCAATCTGATGACATCTGCGGTGGATGCTGCTGATTTTGGCCGGATCCAGTTAAGTTTCAGATTGCTCAGCATGGAGCCCAGCGTGCGAATTCAGGTGTTGCCAGAAAGTATCAAGGATCTGACCAGCTTGCCGGGTGCTCATGCCAGCTTCGATCCTGTATCAGGCCTGCTACGGGTGCCTGAGTTGGTGCTGGACGACGCTGTCGCCTACCGCGGCATGGTTTTTCAGCTGATTGATGGCGATCAACTGATTTTTGAGCTGGTTGCGACTGACTAA
- a CDS encoding thioredoxin domain-containing protein: protein MIKLLNGMVFGGRRAVYAGAVALAVTLGSGPAMAQDRVGDFALLDQDGKFHHMAWYDNNKAVAFLVQASNDAATQESLASFNALKEQYASQNIVFMMINPLGEARDIVKADAERLGIDIPVLIDDAQVISESMGIDKTGEAFVYDPKSFRVIYRGPADQSLADALAAVVADETIANAVVATQGTPVSYQAHEQLAQAGVSYSKDVAPVLAENCATCHRDGGIAPFALNSHAMAQGWSPMIREVLMTKRMPPGQIDPHIGEFRNHYTLTPDEQQKVLHWIATGSEKDGDSDPLAELTWSQEKWAFGEPDLIIKVPSQSVPATGVLPYRDVVVPLEGLETDRWVRASQYVPGDRTVLHHTLNAFIVPGERPSQGLITRFSNPDQAYITPYIPGADPHVEEPNTGGLLKAGTSLALNLHYTTTGRETVDESEIGVWFYPEDQIPTERRLGDCACIFTPTWTDIPAYDPDFEQTAEVLITTDAEIMAFTPHMHFRGKRMEFDAHYPDGTVERLLNIAQYNYNWQMEYQLVEPKFVPAGTRVVVTGAFDNSEQNKANPDPSRVVPWGQQSWDEMFFGQVYWKEVKTGEEVSVN, encoded by the coding sequence ATGATTAAGTTATTGAATGGTATGGTTTTTGGTGGCAGGCGGGCAGTTTATGCCGGTGCTGTCGCATTGGCTGTCACACTGGGCTCCGGTCCGGCCATGGCGCAGGACCGCGTCGGTGATTTTGCCCTGCTGGATCAGGACGGCAAATTCCACCATATGGCGTGGTATGACAACAACAAGGCGGTCGCGTTTCTGGTGCAGGCCAGCAATGATGCGGCGACTCAAGAGTCGCTGGCGTCGTTTAATGCGCTGAAAGAACAATACGCCTCGCAAAATATCGTGTTCATGATGATCAACCCGCTGGGTGAGGCGCGCGACATCGTGAAAGCTGACGCCGAACGCCTGGGCATCGACATCCCGGTGCTGATTGATGATGCGCAGGTCATTTCTGAATCCATGGGCATCGACAAAACCGGCGAAGCCTTTGTTTACGACCCCAAGTCATTCCGGGTGATTTACCGCGGCCCGGCCGACCAGTCACTGGCTGACGCGCTGGCGGCTGTGGTCGCCGATGAAACCATTGCCAATGCTGTGGTCGCCACGCAGGGCACACCGGTCAGCTATCAGGCGCATGAGCAACTGGCGCAGGCCGGTGTCTCCTACAGCAAGGATGTGGCGCCGGTACTGGCAGAAAATTGCGCTACCTGTCACCGCGATGGCGGTATCGCCCCGTTTGCGCTGAACAGCCACGCCATGGCACAGGGCTGGTCACCGATGATTCGTGAAGTACTGATGACCAAGCGTATGCCACCGGGACAGATTGACCCGCATATCGGCGAATTCCGCAATCACTACACGTTGACGCCTGATGAGCAGCAGAAAGTATTGCACTGGATTGCCACCGGTTCCGAGAAAGACGGTGACAGCGATCCACTGGCCGAGCTGACCTGGTCCCAGGAAAAATGGGCCTTCGGCGAACCCGATCTGATCATCAAAGTGCCATCACAAAGCGTCCCGGCCACCGGCGTGCTGCCATACAGAGACGTGGTGGTGCCGTTGGAAGGCCTGGAGACCGACCGCTGGGTGCGCGCCAGCCAGTATGTGCCGGGCGACCGAACGGTTCTGCACCATACGCTGAACGCCTTTATTGTGCCGGGTGAGCGTCCTTCGCAGGGCCTGATTACCCGCTTCAGTAATCCCGATCAGGCCTATATCACGCCGTATATTCCTGGCGCTGATCCCCATGTGGAAGAGCCCAACACCGGCGGCCTGTTGAAAGCCGGCACATCACTGGCACTGAACCTGCACTACACAACCACCGGCCGCGAAACAGTCGATGAGAGTGAAATCGGTGTCTGGTTCTACCCGGAAGATCAAATTCCGACCGAACGTCGTCTGGGTGACTGTGCCTGTATCTTCACGCCGACCTGGACTGATATCCCGGCCTACGATCCGGATTTTGAGCAGACGGCGGAAGTGTTGATCACTACCGACGCAGAAATCATGGCCTTTACCCCGCACATGCATTTCCGTGGCAAGCGCATGGAGTTTGACGCGCATTACCCGGATGGCACCGTTGAACGTTTGTTGAATATTGCCCAGTACAACTACAACTGGCAGATGGAATACCAACTGGTTGAACCAAAATTTGTACCGGCCGGTACACGTGTGGTGGTCACCGGTGCCTTTGACAACTCAGAGCAGAACAAAGCCAACCCTGACCCCTCACGCGTTGTACCCTGGGGCCAGCAGAGCTGGGATGAGATGTTCTTTGGTCAGGTTTACTGGAAAGAAGTGAAAACCGGCGAAGAGGTCAGCGTTAACTGA
- a CDS encoding gluconate 2-dehydrogenase subunit 3 family protein: MSHNFQDQDQYLQPESPSAVPIVVGQTSRLPRRTVIKWFVAVAASLKLGDAQVFGAEPGPGEPVITANGYGKDPLLNHTHNPGDLWPLTLSPTQRAAAIALADVILPADNLGPAASQLRCVDFVDEWVSAPYPAQLRDRGIVLPGLDWLDAESGRRFANVFAGLTLSQQQAICDDICFQARAADELQAAARFFSRFRSLAAAAYYATPEGWDAIGYVGNQPSLTYDGPPEAVLAHLGVEQTVA; encoded by the coding sequence ATGTCGCACAATTTTCAGGATCAGGATCAGTATCTGCAACCGGAATCACCGAGCGCCGTCCCCATTGTTGTGGGTCAGACGTCGCGTCTGCCACGCCGTACTGTCATAAAATGGTTTGTTGCTGTCGCCGCCAGCCTGAAGCTGGGCGATGCCCAGGTGTTCGGCGCCGAACCCGGGCCTGGTGAGCCAGTGATTACCGCCAACGGTTACGGTAAAGACCCGCTGCTTAACCACACACACAACCCCGGCGATCTGTGGCCCCTGACGCTGAGTCCGACCCAGCGCGCCGCCGCCATCGCCCTGGCCGACGTCATTTTGCCGGCTGACAATCTGGGTCCGGCTGCCAGTCAACTGCGCTGTGTCGATTTTGTTGATGAGTGGGTCAGTGCACCGTATCCTGCGCAGCTGCGTGATCGTGGTATCGTGCTGCCCGGACTCGACTGGTTGGACGCAGAATCTGGTAGGCGTTTTGCTAATGTGTTTGCTGGCCTGACGCTGTCACAACAACAGGCCATCTGCGACGACATCTGTTTTCAGGCACGGGCAGCAGATGAATTGCAGGCCGCGGCGCGTTTCTTCAGCCGCTTTCGCTCGCTGGCAGCGGCGGCCTATTACGCGACCCCTGAGGGTTGGGATGCCATCGGTTATGTCGGCAACCAGCCGTCACTGACCTATGACGGGCCGCCTGAGGCAGTATTGGCACACCTGGGAGTGGAGCAGACGGTGGCATGA